The Leptospira saintgironsiae genome contains the following window.
GGTTACTTCCTGAAAATGGCTTCCAACGCGAAAGCTAATCAGTAATTTCGAACGTTGTGTCTGAAAAAAGCCGGGGTTAACCTCCCGGCTTTTTTTATGCCCAAATCTAAGTGCAGAATATCGATTTTCTAGTTGGTATTTTTCTAATATTCTTCATTCTTTCCGCGTATGAGTTTTTCCCCGAAATTTGCAATCTTAGGTTCCGGAAGTATAGGAACATATATCGGAGCTTATTTGGTAAAAGCAGGGTATCCTGTAGTATTTGTAGGTAGAGAAAGATTAAAACAAGAGATCCAATTATTCGGTTTAGGGATCAGCGACTATAAGGGAAATTCTTTCACCCTTGCCCCAAGCCAAGTACGTTATGTTACCGATATAAAAGAAGCTAAGGACTCGAACGTTTTTTTGATCACAGTCAAAAGTAAGGATACGATAGAAGCAGGAAAATCTATTCGTTCTCTTTTTTCACCTGAAGAATTATCCAAAATTACAGTAGTTAGTTTTCAAAATGGAGTTCGTAACTCAAAAGAGCTAGCTGCCGTATTACCTGAGTTAAACGATCGAAACTTACCAGGCATGGTTCCGTTTAATGTGGTGACAAAAGGAAAAGGGCAATTCCACCAAGGGACAAGCGGAGAACTTGTAATTAAATCTAACGAATTTGGGAACAAAATCCATTCTTGTTTAAGAAAAGCAGGTTTACCTTCTATCGTTCATAAAAACATGGAAGGTGTTCTTTGGGGAAAACTACTTTTCAATTTGAATAATAGTTTAAACGCACTCGCTGGTGTTCCTCTTAGAGAAGAATTATCCCAAAGAACTTACAGAAAAATTTTAGCTTCTATGATCTTAGAAGGTTTAGAAATACTTAAACTTTCCGGGATTCAACCTGCAAGCGCGGGTAAAATGATCCCTTGGCTTGCTCCTATCATTTTGGGTTTGCCTGATATTTTATTTTTCAGAGTGGCCTCTTCTATGGTCAAAATTGATCCGGAAGCAAGATCTTCAATGTGGGAAGACCTACATCATGGGAGAACAACTGAAATTTCTTATTTGAATGGAGAGATTATAAGCTTAGCAGATGAGATCGGTCATAAAGCACCAATCAATCGCAAGATTGCTTCTTTGATTTCAGAAGCGGAAAGCGGTTCCGGCAAATCTCAATACGATGCGGAAACGCTTTCTAAACTTTTAGGAATTGTTTAGGTTTCTTTGTCACCCGGTCCGGAAGTAGTTCAAGGCGTCTTTGCGAACAATCCCACATCTTTTCTAACGTGTTTTAGTTCCCATTCTTGAAGGCTAATACCTTCTTCATTTGCTCTTCTGGCTCTATAAGAATTTAATAATCGATAGGTGATAGGATAACCTAATAACGCCAGTGGAATTCCGAAAGCAAAACCACCTATGAACATTGGAAGTCCCATCTTATCGAATAAGAAAATTGTCCAATGATATAATCCGCTGATCAAATCCATAGATTCTGATTCTTTGGAGATCGCCAATAACGTGTCAAAACTAATCTGCTGAAAAGGGATCCCAAGTAAAAGTAGGACTTGTTTTCCTATCCAATAGAATAGAGAATAAAAAAACGGAAGAGTGACCGGATTCGTAATCCAAATCATAGCAATCGCAATTGGAAGATAAAAACGGATACGGAATAATCGAAGTATTAACCAAGTTCCAAGTCCCAAATACATTTGGACTCCTACAAGAGGAGTCATGGACCAGATCAGACCAATAGTCGTTCCTAAACAAACTTCGTGAATAGGAGCATAAGATTCTTGGAAAGGT
Protein-coding sequences here:
- a CDS encoding 2-dehydropantoate 2-reductase, whose product is MSFSPKFAILGSGSIGTYIGAYLVKAGYPVVFVGRERLKQEIQLFGLGISDYKGNSFTLAPSQVRYVTDIKEAKDSNVFLITVKSKDTIEAGKSIRSLFSPEELSKITVVSFQNGVRNSKELAAVLPELNDRNLPGMVPFNVVTKGKGQFHQGTSGELVIKSNEFGNKIHSCLRKAGLPSIVHKNMEGVLWGKLLFNLNNSLNALAGVPLREELSQRTYRKILASMILEGLEILKLSGIQPASAGKMIPWLAPIILGLPDILFFRVASSMVKIDPEARSSMWEDLHHGRTTEISYLNGEIISLADEIGHKAPINRKIASLISEAESGSGKSQYDAETLSKLLGIV
- a CDS encoding DUF2062 domain-containing protein — its product is MNFLRTIWRVIHKQIILPFQESYAPIHEVCLGTTIGLIWSMTPLVGVQMYLGLGTWLILRLFRIRFYLPIAIAMIWITNPVTLPFFYSLFYWIGKQVLLLLGIPFQQISFDTLLAISKESESMDLISGLYHWTIFLFDKMGLPMFIGGFAFGIPLALLGYPITYRLLNSYRARRANEEGISLQEWELKHVRKDVGLFAKTP